Genomic window (Fluviispira vulneris):
ATTATAGTGAAAAATACTGTTCGTAATATCATGACACAAATCAAAACTTTATATCTAAAAGATGCCTATTATTTTCTTGTCATGAACATACCAGATATTGGAAAATCACCCGCTGTTTTATCGGCAAAATATGTTAAATATAATGATGAAATTAAAGATAAACAAGAATTCTCAGAAAAATTCTCAGCTGTCATTCAAAAGCATAATATTGAGTTAAAAAAATCAATAGATGCATTGAACAAAAAATTACAAGGAAAGATAAAAATAATCTATTTTGACATAGCAAAAGATTTTGATTCTTATATAAATAATAAACATTTCTATGTTGATGATATTTTTGATTATGGTTATACGTTATTGAACTCCAACATTCCAGTTGCAGGAAAAAAAGATACATTTATTCAAAATTCTTGCTATACTGGAGGATATACAAAAGTTGCACTTATTACCTCATTGAGTAATGAAAGCTATTATAAATCATCGTTAGAACATGCATGTAAAAACTCTAATAAAGAAGTCGATAAAAATACAATTTTTTGGGATTCTCCCCACCCAACCAGTTTAAGTCATTGTTGGCTTAGTTACGTAATACAAAAAAAGCTTGAGGATTTAGAACTTATAAAAAAAACAAGTCTATCTATGAATGAATATAAAGAATTTTGTTTGAACAAAGACTTCGTTTTAGAATGAAATAAAGAATGATTAAGAATAAACACATATCAACATCATTCATTTTTCAGACATTGATTCTAAAAAATGAATGATTTAAGATTAATAATGAAAATAAAAACAAATTTTTACATAAAAGAGTGACAAAATTTGTTGATAATTAAAATTGCATAGTTAATGCTAAATTGGAATATAAAATTTGCAACAGGAGAGCTTGAGGTTCAGTAAAATTTCAATTTAATTTTTCTTTAAAAAGGGAAGTGCGGATGAATAATGAGAATAAAAAAGAAAGTGAATATATTTTTGTAGAAAAGTATGTCTACGATCCCTTCTTGCGAATATTACATTGGGTCAATGCTCTGTCCATATTCAGTCTAATGCTCACTATATGGTTAAAAAATTTTTTAAAGCCTTATGACAACTGGAAAGAAATTTTATATAGATATCATATCCTAATAGGCTATGTTTTAATTATTGGTGTTATTCTGAGAATCATATGGGGATTTATTGGACCAGAGCATGCTCTGTTTAAAAACATGATAAATTGGAAAGCGTATCTTAAACTTTTAAGCACTCGAAAATACGATGCTAGTGAAAATTGGGGGCATGATAAATATGCAGGTTTTTCATATATATGTCTTTTCATATTGATGCTCTATCAGGCATATTCAGGTCTTTATCTTGCGGCGCAAAAATATGAAATGAGTTTTTTTCATTATTTTGTAGAATACAGTGCAATCAAAACCCCATTTGCTAAGCTTCTTAGCAAAATTCACGAAGTTGTTTTTTATCTTACCATGGTATTTACAGCAGTGCATATTATTATGCTTCGTATTCATGAAATAAAAGCTAAGTCCCCCTTGACTCAAGCTATGTTTAATGGCATTCAATATCGCAAGAAAAAAAAGTTATAAATTTTCTTATCTGAGGTTTAGCTGTTATGAAAAGAAAATTATTTAAATATTTTGGTCTCCTTCCATTTCTTATAGGGCAAAATTCATATGCAATCAGTGCAAATGTACTTTGCATTAACATTACTGACAATAGAGATTTATATATCGCTAAAAATAATAATAAAGAAATTGAAATTGAAGGATATTATATTTTAAAAAAGAGAAGCTCAGCTCCCTTTATAAATAAAGCATTTTTTATGCAACCTGCCGAGTATTTAAAAATGAAAGAATCATGTCCCAGTGATTATTTCGTTCAGCCGCATATTTCTCCTAATAACGATTGGGCATTTTATGCAACAATTATAAATGGAGAGATTGTATATTACTCGGGTATATCTATAGCAAAAGAAAATTGAAATAACACACAAATTTCTAATACTATTCGATAAAGATAATTCTTCTAAGGGATTTAAGCCAAATGTCTTGCGTCTCACCACCTGGAATTGTCTCACTTTTCCAAATATTTTTTGTCCATAAATACATTTCCATTGCTTTCATTCTTGCAAAATAAAAAAGATTTGTATTGCTTGCACTATCAATAAGATGAACGGATTGATATCCTTCTAAAAAAAATGTCAATTCTTCAGGTATTTTTTTGTTGCATTCAAAAAGGTTTATAAAAGGTCTGACAATATCTGCCAAGAACCAATTGTAAACAGGCTCATCAAAATCTATAAAAGTTATTTTCTTTCCATCCCAAAGCACATTTGCCTCACGATGATCCCCATGGGTAAGCTTATAATTTTGCATATTCTTATACAGACTTGACAACCATGTCTTAATCTCATTAAAAATATGTCGTATTTTTTCATCTTCATTCGCTAAATATTCTTCAGTTTCTTTAAGAAGATCAAATACAGATAAATAATTACTCTTTGAGTCGGGTTTAAAAGACAGAGTTGATCTATGCAATTTTGCGAGTTCTTTTCCCCATTGGATAAGGAGATCTTTTGAAATTTCAATGCAGACTCAAGAGCAGAATAATTACGAATATTCTGATGAGTTATTCTTAGATATTCATTTGTATTATTTGCCCTAAACTTATAAATTATATTGATACCTTTAGATATTAAACACAAAGAATTTTCCTCAGCATTCCAACTTTGCGCAAGAGTATAAATGTTTTTATCTTCAATTTTAAAAAGAGTGTCATTCCAATTCATTTTTTACCTTAAAATATTTTTTTATGAGAATTTAAAAATAAGAACAAGAAATTCATTACAAAAAAGTAAGATTAGCATACTGTGAAAAAAAAAAGTCTAAAACCGTTTTTAATTTTTTAAATCTGTTACTGTTTTTTGGGCACCTCCCTAACAACGAAAGGATCGGTATGAAAAAGTTTAAAGTCGCTACTTTACTTGCATTTTTAGCTTCATCCTTCAGTTTTTCAGCAAATGCTGCCAATTGGGGTTCATTTTCAAAGTATGGATGCTATGGAACTGGCCAAGCAAAATATGCAGCAATTTTGTGGAATATTCCAAGAGGGCATGATTGGGAAACAGCATGCGCAGCTCAACCTGCATATATTAACGGTTATTATTTTCCTCACCCTAAAGCATGTCGGAATCATAGCGGTATCAATATGTGGGGAGAATGGTCAGTACCCGATCACACTTGCGAATAAAAATTTTAATCGCAAAGAAAAATTATTCTAGGAATTGCTCATTTCCCTTTGCTTGGTTTTTTAAATGGGATGTTAAATATATACATATAAGTAATTGCGCCTAGAGCCGCTCCAAGGCAAGGAGCAAGCCAGAACATCCAAAGCTGTTCAACTGCCCAACCGCCTGCAAACAAGGCGGGGCCTGTGCTCCGTGCGGGATTTACTGAAGTATTTGTCACAGGTATTGATACAAGATGAATGAGAGTCAGACATAAACCAATTGCTATGGGGGCAAAACCTGCTGGAGCTTTTGCATCGGTTGAAGAGAGAATGACAAATAAAAATACAGCAGTCATTACGATTTCTGTGATAAAACCAGATAAAAATGAAAATTTACCAGGAGAGTGATCTCCAAATCCATTGCTTGCAAAGTCTCCAATACTTATAAAGTCAGCTTTTCCACTTAAAATAATGCATAAAACTGCACTTGCAATGATCGCTCCAAAAACTTGAGCAATAAAATAATACGGAAGTTCTTTCCA
Coding sequences:
- the aqpZ gene encoding aquaporin Z encodes the protein MANSLDFKKLLAEFIGTFWLVFGGCGSAVLAAGFPGLGIGFVGVSIAFGLTVLTMAYSIGPISGCHLNPAVTLGLAVAGKFNWKELPYYFIAQVFGAIIASAVLCIILSGKADFISIGDFASNGFGDHSPGKFSFLSGFITEIVMTAVFLFVILSSTDAKAPAGFAPIAIGLCLTLIHLVSIPVTNTSVNPARSTGPALFAGGWAVEQLWMFWLAPCLGAALGAITYMYIFNIPFKKPSKGK
- a CDS encoding cytochrome b/b6 domain-containing protein — its product is MNNENKKESEYIFVEKYVYDPFLRILHWVNALSIFSLMLTIWLKNFLKPYDNWKEILYRYHILIGYVLIIGVILRIIWGFIGPEHALFKNMINWKAYLKLLSTRKYDASENWGHDKYAGFSYICLFILMLYQAYSGLYLAAQKYEMSFFHYFVEYSAIKTPFAKLLSKIHEVVFYLTMVFTAVHIIMLRIHEIKAKSPLTQAMFNGIQYRKKKKL
- a CDS encoding phosphotransferase enzyme family protein; this encodes MEISKDLLIQWGKELAKLHRSTLSFKPDSKSNYLSVFDLLKETEEYLANEDEKIRHIFNEIKTWLSSLYKNMQNYKLTHGDHREANVLWDGKKITFIDFDEPVYNWFLADIVRPFINLFECNKKIPEELTFFLEGYQSVHLIDSASNTNLFYFARMKAMEMYLWTKNIWKSETIPGGETQDIWLKSLRRIIFIE